CGACGCTACCTGTTTTATTTTTTCGAGAAGGAAGTTGCAATCGATGATTGATTTTCCTCTTGCAAACTGTCTTCTTTCTGCAAAGCGTATTTGACAGCACTGACCAAATATTCTCTTAACACGCTTGCTCCTTTTCTAAGCGTGAGAATAATTCCATCTCGTTCTAGCACGCAGGATACTTTTTTTAGTATCGCGCGTATAAAAATAAAAATACACCGCATTTTGCCCGAAGAGTTTTTAAATATATAATATGAAGTATCAAAGTTAACCTTAGTCGGATGCCAATAAAACATCCTAAGACTCCCCAACCAATACATCTCTTTGCGTTTGCTTAAGTCCAACGATGTGTGAAGCTGTTTTTTCGCAAATCGTTCCGCTTCACATAGCCAGTCGAAATTGATTTGCAGCCAATTCGTCTTTTTAATGGCTGATGTAAAGCTTGTACTGGATTTCGTTAAAATCCGTCGTACCATAACGGGTTTTTTTTCGTGCCGAATCCTGCCGAGCGTAACCAGAAGCATATACACACGCCGATCCCCTAAAACTTGTATTTCCTCAAATTGTTGGAGCTCTTCTTCACTGTAATTGCGGAAAACATTTCTGAAGAGCGTTGCTGATATATGAGATGGCAACAGCCATCTCTCTAAATGCTCTTTAGTATATTCATCATCCTGACAATAAGTGTCACTAAGCTTCCCCCAAGGGAATGCACAGGGAGCACCAAAATCATTGACACACACAAAGTCGCCCCCCGTAGCGATAAAATCGGGATGTTCTTCCAAGAAATTAACCTGTTTCTGCAACTTATCACTGAAAAGCCAATAATCGTCACCTTCCAGATTGGCGCGATATTTTCCTCGGCACGCCCGTCTCAAACAATTCGAATTTTTCTGCATTCCAATATTTTTCTCATGCAGTATCAGACGGATTACCTCTGGATATTTTTTCTGATACTTCTGGACGATCTCTCGTGTATGATCTGTAGAGCAATCCTCTGCGATAACGAGTTCATAGGAGAAAGTCACCTCCTGCATCAATACACTTTCTATCGCACGGGCAATGTATTTTTCATGATTATATGTGGCCATACCAATACTAACTACAGGCTCGTCGGGCAAGCTCGCATCTATACTATTCACACAATGCCTCCTTACTGATAAGAATATTGTATCGATTTTCTCGTAACGTTGTAGATTCTCTACCAATATCGACGCTCTATTTCTGAAAGACGAGGTGCTTTATATGTTTCCACGGAAGAGATAACTTTCGCTGGTATTATCCCGCTTCCTGCTAAAGTCTCGAAGACGTTTATTGTAATATTCTTTTTCTCTGAAATAATATTATCTGATAAAATATACAATCTTGTGTTATCTTCCAGAGATAAAAAGGCATGCGCCACCCCAATGGGAACATACAATAAGTTCCCATCACTACTCAACAAATCTCTTGAAGTATAATGCTGATACGTTTCCGTGGTATCTCTTACATCTAAAACGATAACTCTGCACGAGCCATTTACGCATTTCATCAGGAGATTGTTTGTCCATGGAGCATTTTGGATAAAAAAGCCACGCAGAGTATTTTTAAACATAAATTCTGTTTCATAGTGATATGAAAACACATTCTTTAACCCACTTACATTTCTAATATTTTCATGAGAATACAATACTTCAAAACCAAGATTATTGTTTATTTCTGGTCTTTCTGAAAAGAGATAAACTCCAGGAATCTTTGATTTACAACATTCCATCTTTTCACTCCATTGACTTAACATATAATAGCACTACAACTGCTTAATTTCTCTCCAGCACCTCACTCAAACGACCAGTTAGTTCATCTACCCTATTATCTTGCGCTCGCAAATCAAGAAACTCCTGAACCGTTTTCATTTCCCTACTGAAAGCATCGATAACAGAAAATTCAATGCCATCGAATAGAGTGCCCAGTTGTTCATCCAAAGGATTAATCATCTGCACCTGCGCAAAATCAACAGGCCTTGAAGTTTGAATTAGCAATATAGAATTGGGCTCAGCTTGTTCCACACCCCAAACAACGCCTTCGGGAATCAGCCCCCCCTGATATAAATTAGAGTCCATCGACCAAGAAGAACGTAATTTTAACCTTTCTGTTTTTAAAAAAGTTTCACTATTGTTTCTGAGATCAGCCAAGAATAAGTTCATACATCCCTGAAAGCACCTTAAAAGAATTTTTTGCTGTGGAATAGAATACAAACCTTCGACGACACAGGGGGAAGACGTGCATCTTTTAGTGTAAATCATTTCAAATATATCTTCCTCTCCGGCCTGGAACAGATCTAACCAATTATACGTGATGACTCTGATCCCCTTATGATCTACGGAAAGATTTAGTTTTTGATACTTTACTCCTGCTATTTTTTTCGATTTTATAATAAGCACGGGGTTCTCTCCTCACCAAGAATAAGCTCAGTTATTCAGTGAATTCACAACGCGTTCCGTATCGAATTTCAAGAACAGCATATCATTGCCGCGGTCGTCGCGGACGCAGACAAGCTCCTGAATCTTCTTAATAACGTTCTTCAATTCATCGCAGGTGTCTGCGGCGATATAGGCGCGGAAGACTGACTGCGCCATGGAATTGTTTTCCACAACTTCAGAGCCGACAGGCAGCAAAAACTCCGCATAACAGACTCCCGGGATTTTCCGTACTTTCTCCAGGCCGCTGAGACTCCCGATGACGCCGGCGTGGGCCGTCATATTGAACGCGCAGCAGAAACAATCGGGGTTCGGATTGTCCCTGCCGAGATCGCCATGATCCGACGTGCCTGTCAGCGCATATTCAACGGCCATTTTCATATAGTTGATACCGTTAACCGCATCCAGGTAATAGTAATCGCACAGCGCGGGAATGCGATATCCACACTCAAAAATGTAGATCCCCTTCTCGGTGGCAATGCCTTGAAAAAACACAGTCCCGGCGTAGGCGCCGGCGCTCTTCAGCATCTTTTTGATCGCCGGATCAACCTGTTTTTTATATTGCTCATAAAACTGCGACGGGGCAATACTGGCGTCAAACTGCGCCGTTACTCCAGTGTGATCCAGCGAAGGGTACCGATCGCGCAGTATGGACAGGCTCACTTCCCCGCCCTTGATAGTATAAACCGAGGTGATTTCCGTGCCGGTCACATAATCTTCCACGATCACAGAACCGCTTGGGGAATTCTCCCGGGCGCGACGAACCGCCGGTTCCAATTCGCCCTCTCCGCGGCAGATGGTAACGCCGCGGGCGGCGAAACCGTCTACAGGCTTTACAATGACGGGGTAATTCACACGTTTAGCCCACTCTTTGTCGCCGTCCGCGCCGACGGCATATTCCCGCGGTACCGGAACGCCATGTTTTACGCACAGGTCTTTAAAGGTCTTTTTATTCTGAAAGGCATCCCACTGCTTTTTCGTGAAGTAACAAGGCAACCCCAGTTTTTCGCATACTGCCTGAAGGGTTATTAAATTCCCCTCGCTGACGCCGCAAAAAATGCCGTCGATGCTCTTTTCCCGGGCAAAATCACATAGAGCGCCAACATCCCGCGTACTGACCGCAGCACATTCGTCGCAAATCTGCTTTGCCTCCGACCGCTCAGGCGCCAGGTTGTCGGTGACGATCACATACGCGCCTTCCTGCCGCGCATAGCGAACCATGCTAACAGATGCAACGGACGTACCTAAAAGCAACAGCCGTTTTCCATCAAACAGTCCCATTCTGCCCTCACCCTTAGTCAAGATAAAAGAGCCAATAGTATATTTTTTTTACACAGATCATGGGGATGCAGAGGAAAAATTCCCATTTTCTGTTCTCCAGTTCGAGAATCTCCCATGCCAGGCAACGCCAGCCTTTAACTCCCGTCTTCAAGTAATGTAAAACCGCAGAAACAAACAGCTCTTTCCTGTGGGCGCGAAAACCGGCGTCGACCTTTAATACTGAAGCGGCGTAGTTTTCCAGCGTACGAGTATAGGCAAGTTCCCGCCTCATGTTTTCCAGCGAAGAATTGTACATTGCCGCCGTTAAATTTCCGGATTTTTTATATCGGCGGTAGCAACTCATTTTTTCTTTAAAATGATAAAAATCGCCCTTGGCGGCGCAAATCAATATCACCGTTCGATCGCTGATCTGCCGGTGGGCTTTATAGCAGATAGAGTAGTCCTGGGATCTGTCGGCGTAAATATTACGCTTTACAATAGTCGCCGCCTGCCCCGGCAGCATGACGCCCTGAAAATCCTTCAGGGTGTACCGGGATTTGCCGCTGATCCAACGTAAGCGCTGCCGTCTTAACGGCGCCCCGTTTTGATCGACGGCAACGTAGTCATGAGAGCAGCCGATGAAAGAAGGGTTCTTTTCAAGAAAATCAACCTGCGTCTGCAGCTTATCCTTTGACGTCCAATAGTCGTCGCCTTCACAAACGGCGATATAGGCTCCCCCGGCGCGCATGGAGAGTTCATACGCGTTTCTTGTCGCGCCCAGATTATGTTCCCTTAGAAAAAGTCGAATTTTCTCGGGATATTTTCTTTGCAGTGACTTCAATATTTCGGGCGTGCCGTCGATAGACGCGTCATCTCCAACGAGGATCTCATAAGGAAAATTTGTGCGCTGCATTAGGATACTGGAAACCGCCTGCTCAATAAACTGCTCTTGATTATATGACATAACAATCACGCTTACTAATACGCTATCAGACATTGTGACTTAACCTCATTCCTGGGCTGCAACCCTGCCTCGCTCCGGCGCGCGCGGTTCAGTTTTGACCGCCCCTCGGCCCTGGCCCCTGCGTTTCCAAATTCCCAAACGATGAAAATTTTATTCCGTCATTTAACAAAGGTCCTTCCTGCGTATGGTCTTTCTCAGCCAGATATAGAGAGGGGAATTCTTGAGCCACTCCAAATGACGAGGCGATATATGCAGAAAATGCATCGAAAGTAGAATCCGGTATCTCGGCTCGACCAATTTCAGTATTTCCGGGACGATCTGAACGCTCTTCATTTTGACGCGCTGCGCTTCTGCTCTGCCGTGTTTCCTATCCTTGTTCCGAATCAGCATGGTGACACAGTAATTTTGCAGCGTTTCCGCCATTTTATATAAAAAATATCTTTTCGACGCACCCCGCATGTTTTCATGCTTCAGATACGCATCGGATATTTTCCAATAAACCTGTTCAAGCTGCGGCGCGCGCGCAACCTGGTTGCTGTCGGACATGCTCTGGCTTACGTTGCCTATGAGATATTCGTAGAGAAACAAGTCAAAAAACATTATCGTTTTGGCTTTCATAAAAGGCAAGGTGCAGTACTCTTGATCTTCGTATGAAATTCC
This sequence is a window from Pyramidobacter sp. YE332. Protein-coding genes within it:
- a CDS encoding glycosyltransferase family 2 protein, which produces MNSIDASLPDEPVVSIGMATYNHEKYIARAIESVLMQEVTFSYELVIAEDCSTDHTREIVQKYQKKYPEVIRLILHEKNIGMQKNSNCLRRACRGKYRANLEGDDYWLFSDKLQKQVNFLEEHPDFIATGGDFVCVNDFGAPCAFPWGKLSDTYCQDDEYTKEHLERWLLPSHISATLFRNVFRNYSEEELQQFEEIQVLGDRRVYMLLVTLGRIRHEKKPVMVRRILTKSSTSFTSAIKKTNWLQINFDWLCEAERFAKKQLHTSLDLSKRKEMYWLGSLRMFYWHPTKVNFDTSYYIFKNSSGKMRCIFIFIRAILKKVSCVLERDGIILTLRKGASVLREYLVSAVKYALQKEDSLQEENQSSIATSFSKK
- a CDS encoding dTDP-4-dehydrorhamnose 3,5-epimerase family protein, producing MLIIKSKKIAGVKYQKLNLSVDHKGIRVITYNWLDLFQAGEEDIFEMIYTKRCTSSPCVVEGLYSIPQQKILLRCFQGCMNLFLADLRNNSETFLKTERLKLRSSWSMDSNLYQGGLIPEGVVWGVEQAEPNSILLIQTSRPVDFAQVQMINPLDEQLGTLFDGIEFSVIDAFSREMKTVQEFLDLRAQDNRVDELTGRLSEVLERN
- a CDS encoding ATP-grasp domain-containing protein, which produces MGLFDGKRLLLLGTSVASVSMVRYARQEGAYVIVTDNLAPERSEAKQICDECAAVSTRDVGALCDFAREKSIDGIFCGVSEGNLITLQAVCEKLGLPCYFTKKQWDAFQNKKTFKDLCVKHGVPVPREYAVGADGDKEWAKRVNYPVIVKPVDGFAARGVTICRGEGELEPAVRRARENSPSGSVIVEDYVTGTEITSVYTIKGGEVSLSILRDRYPSLDHTGVTAQFDASIAPSQFYEQYKKQVDPAIKKMLKSAGAYAGTVFFQGIATEKGIYIFECGYRIPALCDYYYLDAVNGINYMKMAVEYALTGTSDHGDLGRDNPNPDCFCCAFNMTAHAGVIGSLSGLEKVRKIPGVCYAEFLLPVGSEVVENNSMAQSVFRAYIAADTCDELKNVIKKIQELVCVRDDRGNDMLFLKFDTERVVNSLNN
- a CDS encoding dTDP-4-dehydrorhamnose 3,5-epimerase family protein is translated as MECCKSKIPGVYLFSERPEINNNLGFEVLYSHENIRNVSGLKNVFSYHYETEFMFKNTLRGFFIQNAPWTNNLLMKCVNGSCRVIVLDVRDTTETYQHYTSRDLLSSDGNLLYVPIGVAHAFLSLEDNTRLYILSDNIISEKKNITINVFETLAGSGIIPAKVISSVETYKAPRLSEIERRYW
- a CDS encoding glycosyltransferase, coding for MSDSVLVSVIVMSYNQEQFIEQAVSSILMQRTNFPYEILVGDDASIDGTPEILKSLQRKYPEKIRLFLREHNLGATRNAYELSMRAGGAYIAVCEGDDYWTSKDKLQTQVDFLEKNPSFIGCSHDYVAVDQNGAPLRRQRLRWISGKSRYTLKDFQGVMLPGQAATIVKRNIYADRSQDYSICYKAHRQISDRTVILICAAKGDFYHFKEKMSCYRRYKKSGNLTAAMYNSSLENMRRELAYTRTLENYAASVLKVDAGFRAHRKELFVSAVLHYLKTGVKGWRCLAWEILELENRKWEFFLCIPMICVKKIYYWLFYLD